A single Lolium perenne isolate Kyuss_39 chromosome 6, Kyuss_2.0, whole genome shotgun sequence DNA region contains:
- the LOC139832093 gene encoding uncharacterized protein, translating to MSFISAIEPLNGGNYGSWREKIEMGLALYDLDLALIEACPKEPKDPVRGDKESEDDFNKRVGDHAPIRMKYDLDRAKWDSSNRKCLMVIKSSILEAIRGAIPQCDTASEYLKKVESQFTGSSKAYASTLIKNLVTTKYTGGGVRDHILRMSHMSSKLKSMDMELPEQFIIHLIFASLPKDFETFAVNYNAQPEKWAIEKMIAMCVQEEERIKGQSGYSVNYASPTKKRNFKSSKPQGRPQWNPFFSKPHGKAPDHQQHQEVDKDTCKWCKEKGHYQKDCVAFLKHMCKKGIPYEQDPAKRRKKY from the exons ATGAGTTTCATCTCGGCTATTGAGCCCCTCAATGGAGGGAACTATGGCTCATGGCGAGAGAAGATTGAGATGGGGCTTGCCCTGTATGACCTTGACTTGGCACTGATCGAGGCTTGTCCCAAAGAACCTAAGGACCCCGTGAGGGGCGACAAAGAAAGTGAAGATGACTTCAACAAAAGGGTTGGTGACCATGCACCAATAAGAATGAAGTACGATCTTGATCGTGCTAAGTGGGACTCGTCCAACAGAAAGTGCCTTATGGTGATTAAGAGCTCCATTCTAGAGGCTATAAGGGGAGCAATCCCACAGTGTGACACCGCCAGTGAGTACCTGAAAAAGGTAGAGAGCCAGTTCACTGGGTCTTCCAAGGCCTATGCGAGCACTCTCATTAAGAACCTTGTCACTACAAAGTACACTGGTGGTGGAGTAAGGGATCACATATTGAGGATGAGCCATATGTCTTCCAAGCTCAAGTCTATGGACATGGAGCTTCCAGAACAGTTCATCATCCATCTGATCTTtgcctcacttccaaaagatttTGAGACCTTTGCTGTGAACTACAATGCACAGCCAGAAAAGTGGGCCATAGAGAAGATGATTGCCATGTGCGTTCAAGAAGAAGAGAGGATCAAGGGGCAATCTGGTTACTCTGTCAATTATGCCAGCCCAACCAAGAAGAGGAACTTTAAAAGTTCCAAGCCACAAGGGAGACCTCAGTGGAATCCCTTTTTCTCCAAGCCACATGGAAAGGCTCCAGATCACCAGCAGCACCAGGAGGTGGACAAGGACACCTGCAAGTGGTGCAAGGAGAAGGGCCACTACCAGAAAGACTGTGTGGCTTTCCTGAAGCATATGTGCAAGAAGG GGATTCCGTATGAGCAGGACCCTGCAAAGAGGAGAAAGAAGTATTAA